The DNA segment TGTTACATTCTTGAGCTTGCTTTATGCTTGTAGTCACTGTGGATTGAAAGAGAAAGGGATCAAGTTCTTTGATTTGATGGTTGAAAAGTATGGAGTGAAACCTAGACTAGAACACTATACATGTATGGTTGATCTACTAGGACGGTATGGAAGTGTGGAGGAAGCAGAGGCTTTGATAAGATCTATGCCGGTTAAAGCAGATGTTATTACATGGAAAACTTTGTTATCTGCATGTAAAATCCACAAGAAGACAGAGATGGCAAGAAGGATTTCTGAAGAAGTTTTTAGGCTTGATCCCCGGGATCCAGTTCCTTATGTGCTACTTTCAAACATCCATGCTTCTGATAAAAGGTGGGATGATGTTTCAGATGTGAGAAAAGCCATGAGAGATAGGAAGTTGAAGAAGGAACCAGGTATAAGCTGGTTGGAGGTGAAGAACCAGATACATCAATTCTGCATGGGGGATAAATCTCATCCAAAATCAGTGGAGATTGCTTCTTATTTAAGAGAATTGACTTCAGAGATGAAAAAGCGTGGATATGTGCCTGATATTGATTCTGTTTTGCATGACATGGATGTTGAGGACAAGGAATACAGCTTGGTGCACCATAGTGAAAAGTTGGCAATTGCTTTTGCTCTTCTCTACACTCCTGTTGGTACTCCAATAAGGGTGATTAAGAACTTGCGTGTCTGCAGTGATTGTCATGTTGCTATTAAGTACATATCAGAGATATCAAACAGAGAGATCATTGTGCGAGATTCTAGTAGGTTTCATCATTTCAAAAATGGGAGATGTTCTTGTGGTGATTATTGGTAATTGTAGATTACAATGCCCTCGAAATTGATGGGATTAATTTTAtctatttgatttaaaataacatGATTTTCTTCTGATTTTTCCCTGTCACAGAAACCATTCAGAAAAGGAACAAGAtgaatctttttatttgtttctctgTAAGAACTTCTTGTAGTACTTGTGTGATGTTGGTGCTGTTTTTTCTTTACGGTTCTGAATTAATTCATACCTGTGCTTTGAATGCAACAGGGTACTTATTATTTCTGATTTTAAGTGAACAACTCTAGTGAAGATGAGTAAATGTGGTTTCCCAAGAAAGACCTTCATGCTGGCCCCTCTTGAATCTGTAAGAGGAACCtgaatattgtaaaatattGACCATCAAGTCATGCTTGGAATGCTGGAATAGAAAATGGGAATAGGAAATCAATTTCATCTCCTATTCATTCAtacatttggattattttttagaatgaaaataggaataaaaaaatcattgttaGGAAAATCAAATCCTATGTTTACTAGGATTTTGACTtctcttttttatataatattacgACTCCCCTCCATTTCTATCCTATTTCCATTCCTATTCCCACGTATCAAACTCATCCTTGAAGTCTAGTATAATTTCCAGGAACCTAACAGTGGATCTTTGGTGAAAAAAGTATTTTCTGAAATTTCAGTGATTGGGTGGCTAAGGTTTTGTTTGACTATCAAACGGTCCTGTTACCAGAAAATAATGGAAGCGGcataagaaggaaaaaaaaaaactatatctGAAGCTATGAAATCAGGGAGTCCTTTTCTAAAGTCAGTCCTTCCTGGAAAGGCCAAATGCTTCATCATAACCATGgtaagtaaaaaataatgatcCAAGTCCTGCTTTTCCAGATATGAAGGATATAGAAGCATGCAAATAAACCTCTCTGTAGGATTGTTCTTGTGGTGGCAGTTTCTAGGGTATGATTTGTATGTCCTAGATGGAGATTTTTTTATGCCATCTGGAATTTTGGTGATAAGAGAAAGCATAAAGCAAATTAAAATTTCACATCAGTGTCATTGATCAAGGTACAAACCAACAAATTCTTTTTTGGCATCAAGCCCTGTGCCAGTGGAAGGAAATATACCAGAGATTTTCCCACCCAACTTTCTCTTCAAAGAAATCAGTGACAATGGTGATCTTTTCATGGCTAATCTTATAATTGTTATACACTTAGTGATACTGCAGAAGTCTAAGGGGGAAGAAGGATGGGGATGGCTAAACCAATCAAGTTGTGGTTCTGGGAATGCCTTTGATGTTTTCATATTAAGATCTAAAGGTCGCAACAGCGGAATCCAAGGAGAGACTTGATGGTGAGGGATTTGTCTCTGCTTTCAAAGGAATTGTAGAAGATGCACTAGATTGCAAAAAGGAGGTTGGATAAAACAGGTGAAAGGATGCAGGAGTTTTTAGAAGTTGAGACAGTAGGAAGCATACACCATCTCAATTTTGTAAGGTTGATAGGATTTTGTGCGAGTCTTTAGTTTATGAATGCATGAACAATGTTGCTTTTGACCATTGGATTTTCTATAGCAGCCAGAAGCCTGTCTTGATTGGCAAAACCAGAAAAAATATTGTACTTGACATAGCCAAAGGATTGGCCTATCCTTATGAAAATGGCTGACAGAGAACGGTACATCTGGATATAAAGCTGCAGACCATACTCTCGGTTTGGGTTATCTAAGCTAATAGACACAGATGAGGGCCAAGTGCCTTCACAATGAGAGGAACTTCTAGGGTATCTTGCTCCAGAGTAATGGGAATAAAAAATCACAATGAAAGTTGTCATTTAAAGCTTTGGAGTTATCTTTCTTAGAATAGTTAGTGGAATGAAACTTTGGTTTGCACTCAGTTCGAATCTAGCTTAAATATGCTTAGAGTGTTGATGTTTGGAAAACTTGGATGGCATGCAAAATCTTGGAGAAATGCTGAGGATGATCAGGGTTGGAGATTGGTGTTTGCAGGATGACCATACCAGAAGACCACCCATGTCAGTTGCTGTGAAGGTTCTGGCTGGAGTAATGGAGGCGGAACCCACCATCAGGTATAATAAGTGTCACTCATGCACTAGTTCCTTTTTATAGCCACTGCTTGAGTTTCTACTCCTGTAGAAGTATCTGTTCTTCCTAATCCAAGATGAGAGAATGATCTTTTaaggtaaaaagaaaagaaattctaTCTATTCCTTCATCATTGAATTAAACCAAATGACAGTTATGATCTGATTTTGTTATATTTCCAGATTGTGATAGCAGTGTTCACTACAACCtcttttgaaatcaaattattgATCACATCATACTTACAAGTGCTTATTCAATTTTCTTATCAGCAAAGCTTGGTTCTTTTAATGAGATAAGAATAAATTAGACAGAAATCACTTGGTAGGAGGAATTGTGCTTGatcatttggacttcatatGTATATGCAGGTCCAGTTGCTAACCTCTTGTTAAAGTGTCTTGAGGGTTGTGGCAGGTATGGGGAAGATTAGGTCCATATGGGTAGCAAATTTAGAACttcaaaaggaagaaaaagtagGTCAATGGTCAATTTCCACCTAACGTAGCAGGGCTGACacctttaatttaaataatttattgaatctTCCTAGCAATGCCTTACATTGACTGGGATCTTTATGCTCACCATTTCTCTCTCACCTTTCTTTTCTCTAATGAATCATCCACACATAAGAGCAGCAAGAGTTTACCCATGAAATGCATAGCTAGGTTTTGAACACTTCTGTCAAATACATATGATCCGCCTGCTTcatttgcttattttttttactagtaTTATTTTCAGTGTATTCTTTTCCAAATCTTGTGTTGCAATAATTTCCCTCTTGAACCTTTCTGCCCTCTATAAGTTAAACCTGCAAGTATTCTGTTAGAAAAGAAGACAAATCGTAGTGAAAGTAGactccattttttatattatggcTGTTCCCTTCTTGTATTTGATCTTTATCACTCTTACTAGTGCTTGCTTTGGAAGTTATTCAACCATCATATTCAATGGAAGTTATTCAACTTCAATGGCGGGGAGTGGTTTCTACCTTAATTCAAGCCTTTCTCCAACAGGGTACAACAAGAATTCAATCAATATGACCGCATGTCCTGGTGATTCATCAACAGTGAGAGTAGTCCCCTCAAGGCAGAACAGTGTTAGCTTTGTTCAAACCGTCATAAGCTCTTCACACAATACTGGTGGTGCTCCATACGTCACAGCCAATGGAAGCTCTGCACACAATACTGGTGGTGTTCCAACAGCTGTCATAACCAATGGAAGTTATTCAATTTCAATGGCGGGCAGTGCTTTCTACCTTAATTCAAGCCTTTCTCCAACATGGTACAACAACAATTCAATCAATATGACTATATATCCTGGTGATTCATCAACAGTGAGAGTAGTCCTCTCGAGGCAGGACAGTATTGGTTTTGTTTGTGGTTTCTACTGTATTGGAACCTGCAGCTCTTACTTGTTCTCAGTCGTAGTAGTTGGAGATAACACTTCCAGTTTGGTTTGGTCGGCAAATAGAGACTATCCAGTTAAAGAGGATGCGATCCTGGAACTGACAGGAGAAGAAGGGCTAGTGCTACAAGATTCAGATGGCACCAAGGTGTGGTCAACAAATATATCCGGTAACTCCATACTAGGAATGAATATTACAGAAGCAGGAAATCTTGTTCTCTTTGACAGTGAAGGAGCCATGGTCTGGCAGTCATTCGACCACCCTGTTGACTCATTGCTAGTTGGGCAGCGATTATATGAAGGTCAAAAACTGATCGCAAGTTCCTCTTCCACCAATTGGAGCCTTGGACCATACTATGCTACATTAACAGCTAAGGATGGCTTTGCTGTTTTTGTCCAAGATGATCAGGCCGAAACATTGATGTATTATCAGTTGGTGCCAGACAAAAAGCTAAGCAACAGTACTGGATCAAATTATGCAGAGCTTCAACAAGATGGGTTCCTAGTGAACATGGGAGCGTCTCAAGTAACATCTGGAAGAAATCCATATGAATTTCCACTTTATTCTACCATTGAATTCATAAAACTTGAGGGTGATGGGCATCTAAGGATACATCAACTAAGTAGCGGAAAGGGGTTCCAAACGATTGTCGATTTGATTACAGTTGATCTGGGTGTGTGCCAGCATCCTCTCATCTGTGGGGAATATGGGGTATGCAGAGAAGGGCAATGTAGCTGTCCTGAAGACCATGATGGGGTTCGGTACTTCCATGAAACTCAGTCTCAATTGCCTGATCATGGTTGCTCTAGAATAACTGCATTGTCATGCGGACCTTCACTGGACCAGCATCAtctaatggaaataaaaaatgcaacCTACTTCAGCGTTATTGATCTAGATGCTGCATCTCCAAATATCAAGGATATGGAAGAGTGCAAACAAGCCTGTCTGCAGAATTGTTCTTGTAGTGGGGCCTTTTTCAGGTACGAGAAGAATACTTCAGATGGGTATTGTTTCATGCCATCTAAAATCTTGTCGCTGAGAGAAGAGCATATCCCCCACAACAATTTCTCATCTGCTACATTCATTAAGGTACAGATTCCCTTTGACGCACCaccaagaaataaaagaaatttagcAGCAATAGTAGCTGGATCTAGTGCAGGtgtcattttcattatttgtctTGCAATTTTTATATACTTGGTGATGCTGCGGAAGAGTAATTCCAAAGAGGATGGAGGTTATATCGTTCAAGTCCATGTTCCAGGAATGCTTGTGAGGCTCCCATATGAAGACATAAGGTTGGCAACAGAAGATTTCAAGGAGAGACTTGGCCAGGGGGGATTCGGTTCTGTCTTCAAAGGAATGCTAGCAGATGGCACTAGAATTGCAGTAAAGCGGCTGGACAAAATGAGCCAAGGGATGAGAGAGTTCTTAGCAGAAGTTGAGACAATAGGGAGCATACACCATTTTAATCTTGTAAGGCTGATTGGATTTTGTGCTGAAAAATCAAACAGGCTTTTAGTTTATGAATATATGAGTAATGGATCTCTGGAAAATTGGATTTTCTATGATGGCCAGAGGCCTTGTCTTGATTGGCAAACCCGAAAGAAGATAGTACTTGACATAGCCAAAGGCCTGGCTTATCTTCATGAAGAATGCCGACAGAGAATAGTTCATCTGGACATAAAGCCGCAGAACATTCTCTTGGATGAAAATTTCAATGCCAAAGTTTCCGATTTTGGGTTATCTAAGCTAATAGACAGGGATGAGAACCAAGTCCATTCAAAAATGAGAGGAACTCCTGGGTATCTGGCTCCAGAGTTGAGGGACTCAAAAATCTCTGTGAAAGCTGACATTTATAGCTTTGGTATAGTCCTCCTCGAAATAGTTAGTGGAAGGAAAAATGTTGATCGCAATCATTCAGAATCCAGTTTTCATATGCTTAGATTGTTGCAGAAGAAGGCAGAGGAGGACCGCCTGATTGAGATTGTGGAAAATCGGAATCAGGACATGCAAAATCACGAAGAAGTGGTGAGGATGATAAGGATTGGGGCTTGGTGTTTGCAGGACGATCCAACCAGGAGGCCTTCCATGTCAGTTGTTGTGAAGGTTTTGGAGGGAGTACTGGAGGTGGAACCGAGCATCACCTTCAAGTTTTTTCATGCAATAACTCCTACTTCTGTGGCCAACAACTGTGTTTCTTCTGCAGTTGAAGCATCAGTTCTTTCTAATCCAAGATGAGAGTATGACTTCTTGAGGTAAGAAATGAAAGTATCCGTAGTTTACACCTCTGGAATTGGATTTTATGCAaacaaaattgaagaaatttgcaatctgattttctttttcatgtttcCAGTCTTTGTTATTGAAGCAAAAGATACTACCAGATTAGGACTAAGACCCAGCCAAGTTGAGCCGGGTATTGGATCTGATCATGTATTGGCCCTATCGGATATTTTGGATTGAGCTAAATTGTTGTAAAACCTAACGTTGTCTATTGAAGCTTGGcttgattatttgtttattcatctgttttttttttcactaagttTCATCGAGCTTTTGAAATGGCTATGCGTCATTCTTCACTGCTGTCTCTGATAAAATCAAATCGATGCCCTGTACTGACAAGAGCTTGTTCAATTCGCTTTCGTAACATGCTTTATATTCATCCTGATCATGAGTGTCTTCATAGTTAAGTTTCTCATCTGTCTTCATTACTGGAACTGGTGTTGCTTGAGCTTGACTATTAATAAATCAAGCTTGAAGTTTAAGCTTGAGCTTTGCTAATTTAAGGCAAACACGCTTGAATGAATTCCTTACTTGAAGGGGTCTGTTGTGTTCCCACCAACACAGTTTCCACCCCTCTTCGAAGGTATCAAGGAAATCA comes from the Vitis vinifera cultivar Pinot Noir 40024 chromosome 12, ASM3070453v1 genome and includes:
- the LOC100262615 gene encoding G-type lectin S-receptor-like serine/threonine-protein kinase SD2-5 — protein: MAVPFLYLIFITLTSACFGSYSTIIFNGSYSTSMAGSGFYLNSSLSPTGYNKNSINMTACPGDSSTVRVVPSRQNSVSFVQTVISSSHNTGGAPYVTANGSSAHNTGGVPTAVITNGSYSISMAGSAFYLNSSLSPTWYNNNSINMTIYPGDSSTVRVVLSRQDSIGFVCGFYCIGTCSSYLFSVVVVGDNTSSLVWSANRDYPVKEDAILELTGEEGLVLQDSDGTKVWSTNISGNSILGMNITEAGNLVLFDSEGAMVWQSFDHPVDSLLVGQRLYEGQKLIASSSSTNWSLGPYYATLTAKDGFAVFVQDDQAETLMYYQLVPDKKLSNSTGSNYAELQQDGFLVNMGASQVTSGRNPYEFPLYSTIEFIKLEGDGHLRIHQLSSGKGFQTIVDLITVDLGVCQHPLICGEYGVCREGQCSCPEDHDGVRYFHETQSQLPDHGCSRITALSCGPSLDQHHLMEIKNATYFSVIDLDAASPNIKDMEECKQACLQNCSCSGAFFRYEKNTSDGYCFMPSKILSLREEHIPHNNFSSATFIKVQIPFDAPPRNKRNLAAIVAGSSAGVIFIICLAIFIYLVMLRKSNSKEDGGYIVQVHVPGMLVRLPYEDIRLATEDFKERLGQGGFGSVFKGMLADGTRIAVKRLDKMSQGMREFLAEVETIGSIHHFNLVRLIGFCAEKSNRLLVYEYMSNGSLENWIFYDGQRPCLDWQTRKKIVLDIAKGLAYLHEECRQRIVHLDIKPQNILLDENFNAKVSDFGLSKLIDRDENQVHSKMRGTPGYLAPELRDSKISVKADIYSFGIVLLEIVSGRKNVDRNHSESSFHMLRLLQKKAEEDRLIEIVENRNQDMQNHEEVVRMIRIGAWCLQDDPTRRPSMSVVVKVLEGVLEVEPSITFKFFHAITPTSVANNCVSSAVEASVLSNPR